Proteins encoded in a region of the Pseudomonas denitrificans (nom. rej.) genome:
- a CDS encoding FAD-binding oxidoreductase, with product MRRWNGWGEETTVVELPGNGRDFLAELVGPGLTLPDATLEQVLAKVPASRLPEHPLVVREARDRLLHARGQSLPDWLAMREGEFGVFPDGVAYPQTAEQIRELLKFAELWDCLVIPYGGGTSVAGHINPPTSDKAVLTVSLEHMNRLQELDEQSLIATFGPGANGPQVESQLRARGYTLGHFPQSWELSTLGGWVASRSSGQQSLRYGRIEQLFAGGTLETFAGSLDIPTFPASSAGPDLREVVMGSEGRFGILSSVKVRVTRIAEDERFYAVFLPSWEQALEGIRTLVQARVPLSMLRLSNAVETTTQLALAGHPGQIAWLERYLKLRGAAEGKCMLTFGVTGDRAQNATSLRAARRILKAFGGVFTGTLLGRKWAQNRFRFPYLREALWENGYVVDTLETATDWSNVDNLLNRIEASLRDGLAAEGERVHVFTHLSHVYGEGSSIYTTYVFRPAASYAETHERWRKLKHAASQTIANNRGTISHQHGVGKDHAPYLPVEKGPLGMAAIKALAGHFDPSGRLNPGTLLQD from the coding sequence ATGCGACGCTGGAACGGCTGGGGTGAAGAAACGACGGTGGTGGAATTGCCCGGCAACGGGCGTGATTTTCTCGCCGAACTGGTTGGCCCCGGCCTGACGCTGCCGGACGCGACGCTGGAGCAGGTGCTGGCCAAGGTGCCGGCCTCGCGCCTGCCCGAGCATCCGCTGGTGGTGCGCGAGGCCCGCGACCGCCTGCTGCACGCCCGTGGCCAGAGCCTGCCGGACTGGCTGGCGATGCGCGAAGGCGAGTTCGGCGTGTTCCCCGATGGCGTGGCCTACCCGCAGACCGCCGAGCAGATCCGCGAACTGCTGAAGTTCGCCGAGCTCTGGGACTGCCTGGTGATCCCCTACGGTGGCGGCACCTCGGTGGCCGGCCACATCAACCCGCCAACCTCCGACAAGGCGGTGCTCACCGTTTCCCTGGAGCACATGAACCGCCTGCAGGAGCTGGACGAGCAGAGCCTGATCGCCACCTTCGGCCCCGGCGCCAACGGCCCGCAGGTGGAAAGCCAGCTGCGCGCCCGTGGCTATACCCTGGGCCACTTCCCGCAGTCCTGGGAGCTCTCCACCCTCGGTGGCTGGGTCGCCAGCCGCTCCAGCGGTCAGCAGTCGCTGCGCTACGGGCGCATCGAGCAACTGTTCGCCGGTGGCACCCTGGAAACCTTCGCCGGCAGCCTGGACATCCCGACCTTCCCGGCATCCTCCGCCGGCCCCGACCTGCGCGAAGTGGTGATGGGCTCCGAAGGCCGCTTCGGCATTCTGTCGTCGGTGAAGGTGCGGGTCACCCGCATCGCCGAGGACGAGCGCTTCTACGCGGTGTTCCTGCCGTCGTGGGAGCAGGCGCTGGAAGGCATCCGTACCCTGGTGCAGGCGCGTGTACCGCTGTCCATGCTGCGTCTGTCCAACGCCGTGGAAACCACCACCCAGCTCGCGCTGGCCGGTCATCCTGGGCAGATCGCCTGGCTGGAGCGCTACCTGAAGCTGCGCGGTGCGGCCGAGGGCAAGTGTATGCTGACCTTTGGCGTCACCGGCGACCGTGCCCAGAACGCGACTTCGCTGCGAGCCGCGCGGCGAATTCTCAAGGCCTTCGGCGGCGTGTTCACCGGCACCCTGCTGGGCAGGAAGTGGGCGCAGAACCGCTTCCGCTTCCCCTACCTGCGCGAGGCGCTGTGGGAGAACGGCTATGTGGTCGATACCCTGGAAACTGCCACCGACTGGTCCAACGTCGACAACCTGCTGAACCGCATCGAAGCCAGCCTGCGCGATGGCCTGGCCGCGGAGGGCGAGCGCGTGCACGTGTTCACCCACCTGTCCCACGTCTACGGCGAGGGCTCGAGCATCTACACCACCTACGTGTTCCGCCCGGCGGCCAGCTACGCGGAAACCCACGAGCGCTGGCGCAAGCTCAAGCACGCCGCCAGCCAGACCATCGCCAACAATCGCGGCACCATCAGCCACCAGCACGGCGTGGGCAAGGACCACGCTCCCTATCTGCCGGTGGAGAAGGGCCCGCTGGGCATGGCCGCGATCAAGGCGCTGGCCGGGCATTTCGACCCGTCCGGCCGGTTGAACCCCGGCACCCTGCTGCAGGACTGA
- a CDS encoding glycerol-3-phosphate dehydrogenase/oxidase → MGWNATWRAKALPELAERDWDLIVVGGGITGAGILREAARRGWRCLLVEQRDFAWGTSSRSSKMVHGGLRYIAKGQFGLTRDSVRERQRLLGEAPGLVDPLSFIMPHYQGGFPGPRVFGTLLSLYDALAGRRNHLFYRLEELRYLAPGLREDRLLGGTRFQDAVTDDARLVMRVLGEARAEGGEALNGLKVIELDRRDGRVQGLVAEDSESGERFTFRARAVALATGAWADALRQKHSSEHIRPLRGSHLLLPAWRLPVAHAFSFMHGQDKRPVFVFPWEGATVVGTTDLDHRDTLDDDAAISREEVDYLLAACAQQFPSAHISAADVRSTWAGVRPVVSDGTPSLKPSDEKREHALWVEPGCVTLAGGKLTTFRLLALEVLAACAPMLERSLEAAGEQVFEPVDAVDLPGLTPPQQTRLRGRHGRALPELARVLKTVGSECIGHTDSLWAELAWAAEGELVLHLDDLLLRRTRVGLLLADGGAHELPRIRALCQPRLGWDDPRWKREEQDYLALWRRCYSLPI, encoded by the coding sequence ATGGGCTGGAATGCGACGTGGCGCGCCAAGGCGCTGCCGGAGCTGGCGGAGCGCGACTGGGACCTGATCGTGGTCGGCGGCGGCATCACCGGTGCCGGCATCCTCCGTGAAGCCGCACGGCGCGGCTGGCGTTGCCTGCTGGTCGAGCAGCGCGACTTCGCCTGGGGCACCTCCAGTCGCTCGTCGAAGATGGTCCATGGCGGCCTGCGCTACATCGCCAAGGGCCAGTTCGGCCTGACCCGCGACTCGGTTCGCGAGCGCCAGCGTCTGCTGGGCGAGGCGCCGGGGCTGGTCGATCCGCTGAGCTTCATCATGCCGCACTACCAGGGCGGCTTCCCCGGCCCGCGCGTGTTCGGCACGCTGCTGTCGCTTTACGACGCGTTGGCGGGGCGGCGCAATCATCTGTTCTATCGCCTGGAAGAGCTGCGTTACCTGGCGCCGGGCTTGAGGGAAGATCGCCTGCTCGGCGGCACGCGCTTCCAGGACGCAGTCACCGACGACGCACGCCTGGTGATGCGCGTGCTCGGAGAGGCTCGCGCTGAAGGCGGCGAAGCGCTGAACGGCCTGAAAGTGATCGAGCTGGATCGCCGCGACGGTCGAGTGCAGGGGTTGGTCGCCGAGGACAGCGAGAGTGGCGAACGCTTCACTTTCCGTGCGCGCGCCGTTGCCCTGGCCACCGGCGCCTGGGCCGATGCCCTACGGCAGAAACACAGTAGCGAGCACATCCGCCCGCTGCGCGGCAGTCACCTGTTGCTGCCGGCCTGGCGCCTGCCGGTTGCCCACGCCTTCAGCTTCATGCACGGGCAGGACAAACGCCCGGTGTTCGTCTTCCCCTGGGAAGGCGCGACCGTGGTCGGCACCACCGACCTCGATCACCGCGACACACTGGACGACGACGCAGCCATCAGCCGCGAGGAAGTGGATTACCTGCTGGCGGCCTGTGCGCAGCAGTTCCCGTCTGCGCATATCAGCGCGGCAGACGTGCGCTCCACCTGGGCCGGCGTGCGCCCGGTGGTCAGCGATGGCACACCGTCGCTCAAGCCCTCGGATGAAAAGCGCGAACATGCGCTGTGGGTCGAGCCCGGCTGCGTAACCCTGGCCGGCGGCAAGCTCACGACCTTCCGCCTGCTGGCGCTGGAGGTGCTCGCCGCCTGCGCACCGATGCTGGAGCGCTCGCTGGAGGCGGCGGGAGAACAGGTCTTCGAACCTGTCGACGCAGTGGATCTGCCCGGGCTGACTCCGCCGCAACAGACCCGTCTGCGCGGTCGTCATGGCCGCGCATTGCCGGAGCTGGCGCGGGTACTGAAAACCGTGGGCAGCGAGTGCATCGGCCATACCGATTCACTCTGGGCCGAACTGGCCTGGGCGGCGGAAGGCGAGTTGGTGCTGCACCTGGACGACCTGCTGCTGCGCCGTACCCGCGTTGGCCTGCTGCTGGCCGACGGCGGCGCCCACGAGCTGCCGAGAATTCGCGCGCTGTGCCAGCCACGCCTGGGCTGGGACGACCCGCGCTGGAAACGTGAAGAACAGGACTATCTGGCGCTGTGGCGTCGCTGCTACAGCCTTCCAATCTGA
- the mobA gene encoding molybdenum cofactor guanylyltransferase MobA → MPQAPLPLCSVLILAGGRGQRMGGQDKGLLEWQGRPLVSYAAALARPFSDDLIISCNRNADVYAGFADRLVQDDSADFPGPLAGIRAGLVSAHHTHLLVLPCDAPLLDADLLERLLRASAAAPDVVHMLRCGTQWEPLFSIIPVALRARIEESWNQGDRSPRHVFSNLGLQAVDCPADDPRLANLNTPELLYRAR, encoded by the coding sequence ATGCCACAAGCCCCGCTGCCCCTCTGTTCCGTCCTGATTCTCGCCGGAGGACGCGGCCAGCGCATGGGCGGCCAGGACAAGGGCCTGCTGGAGTGGCAGGGCCGCCCGCTGGTGAGCTACGCCGCCGCCCTCGCCCGCCCTTTCAGCGACGACCTGATCATCTCCTGCAACCGCAACGCGGACGTCTACGCCGGCTTCGCCGACCGTCTGGTACAGGACGACAGTGCGGACTTCCCCGGCCCGCTCGCCGGCATCCGCGCGGGCCTGGTCAGCGCGCACCATACCCACCTGTTGGTACTGCCCTGCGATGCGCCACTGCTGGACGCCGACCTGCTTGAGCGCCTGCTGCGCGCATCGGCCGCAGCGCCGGACGTCGTGCACATGCTGCGCTGCGGCACGCAGTGGGAACCGCTGTTCAGCATCATCCCGGTGGCGCTGCGCGCCCGGATAGAGGAATCCTGGAACCAGGGCGACCGCAGCCCGCGCCATGTTTTCTCGAACCTCGGCCTGCAGGCGGTGGATTGCCCGGCCGACGACCCGCGACTGGCCAATCTGAACACCCCGGAGCTGCTCTATCGCGCCCGATAG
- the gliR gene encoding AraC family transcriptional regulator GliR, translating into MHSLGYTSVPALLKYLRHAESLGMDLDVALQAAGLERSQLSDNSQRLPSEAHERLLQHLCAYSGDPLFGLHSARFVQPGSWSVLGYITMNCANLGEAMGRIIPYEKLVGDMGVSRLEPGEGHIKLIWNCRHEAAQIRRHMVENVLASWLLYARWIADTNGSPQEVWFEHAQPEGADVAEYEQLFGCPVRFEQPFSALLVPLQLLSYPLRQADANLLRTLEEHALALMAELDDDEPLPLRVKNALRLLLKDGLPRKERVAERFEMTVRTLQRHLQQAGTSYQQILDELRQELAEHYLVHSDLPIQDIAQYLGFTESRSFHRSFKGWTDQTPGEYRQQHKKTPV; encoded by the coding sequence ATGCATTCCCTCGGCTACACATCCGTCCCCGCACTGCTGAAATACCTGCGCCACGCCGAATCCCTCGGCATGGACCTGGACGTCGCCCTCCAGGCGGCGGGCCTTGAACGCTCGCAACTGAGCGACAACAGCCAGCGCCTGCCCAGCGAGGCCCACGAGCGCCTGTTGCAGCACCTTTGCGCGTACTCCGGCGATCCGCTGTTCGGCCTGCACTCGGCGCGCTTCGTGCAGCCGGGCTCGTGGAGCGTGCTGGGCTACATCACCATGAACTGCGCCAATCTGGGCGAGGCCATGGGCCGCATCATTCCCTACGAGAAGCTGGTCGGCGACATGGGCGTCAGCCGCCTGGAGCCAGGCGAAGGCCACATCAAGCTGATCTGGAACTGCCGCCACGAGGCCGCGCAGATCCGCCGGCACATGGTGGAAAACGTACTGGCTTCCTGGCTGCTTTATGCGCGCTGGATCGCCGACACCAACGGCTCGCCGCAGGAAGTCTGGTTCGAACACGCGCAGCCCGAGGGCGCCGACGTCGCCGAATACGAGCAGCTGTTCGGCTGCCCGGTGCGCTTCGAACAACCCTTCAGCGCCCTGCTGGTGCCCCTGCAGTTGCTCAGCTACCCGCTGCGCCAGGCCGACGCCAATCTGCTGCGCACCCTGGAAGAGCACGCCCTGGCGCTGATGGCCGAACTGGACGACGACGAGCCGCTGCCGCTGCGGGTGAAGAACGCCCTGCGGCTGCTGCTCAAGGACGGCCTGCCGCGCAAGGAGCGCGTCGCCGAGCGCTTCGAGATGACCGTGCGCACCCTGCAGCGCCACCTGCAGCAGGCCGGCACCAGCTACCAGCAGATCCTCGATGAACTGCGCCAGGAACTGGCCGAGCATTACCTGGTGCACAGCGACCTGCCGATCCAGGACATCGCCCAGTACCTGGGCTTCACCGAGTCGCGCTCGTTCCACCGCAGCTTCAAGGGCTGGACCGACCAGACGCCCGGCGAGTATCGCCAGCAGCATAAAAAAACGCCGGTCTGA
- a CDS encoding molybdopterin molybdotransferase MoeA, with protein MSCCDKPGLLPVEDALARLLSLAEQSPILDTEALPLSEADGRVLAGPLLAGLDLPPWPNSAMDGYALRQADWQCEPLPVSQKIFAGQAGEPLLPGTCVRIFTGAPVPDGADCVEMQENVEVLEDGRVRFLEALKVGQHVRPQGQETRNGDCVLPAGTRLGPIEIGLAASLGQAELTVRRRPRVALLSTGDELVEPGKPLELGQIYNSNRHLLRTWLQRFGCEVVDAGILPDDLERTRAALSGLSNVDLILSTGGVSVGEADFLGAALREAGELALWKLAIKPGKPLTVGHYQQVPVIGLPGNPASTLVTFALLARPYLMRRLGMQKVEPLRLQVPAGFNWTKPGNRREYLRARLENGRAVPYANQSSGVLRSAAWAEGLAEVREGMTLAEGDWLTFIPFSELLD; from the coding sequence ATGAGCTGCTGCGACAAGCCGGGACTGCTCCCGGTCGAGGACGCCTTGGCGCGCCTGCTGAGCCTGGCGGAACAGTCGCCGATCCTCGATACCGAAGCCCTGCCGCTGAGCGAAGCGGACGGCCGCGTGCTCGCCGGGCCGCTGCTCGCCGGGCTGGACCTGCCACCGTGGCCGAACAGCGCCATGGACGGCTATGCACTGCGCCAGGCCGACTGGCAGTGCGAGCCGCTGCCGGTCAGCCAGAAGATCTTCGCCGGGCAGGCGGGCGAGCCGCTGCTGCCGGGCACCTGCGTGCGCATCTTTACCGGCGCACCGGTGCCTGACGGCGCCGATTGCGTCGAGATGCAGGAAAACGTCGAGGTGCTGGAAGACGGCCGCGTGCGTTTCCTCGAAGCGCTCAAGGTAGGTCAGCACGTACGCCCGCAAGGCCAGGAAACCCGCAACGGCGACTGTGTGCTGCCGGCCGGCACGCGCCTGGGCCCGATCGAGATCGGCCTGGCCGCATCGCTCGGCCAGGCCGAGCTGACTGTGCGTCGTCGTCCGCGCGTGGCGCTGCTGTCGACCGGCGATGAGCTGGTGGAACCGGGCAAGCCGCTGGAGCTCGGGCAGATCTACAACAGCAACCGTCACCTGCTGCGCACCTGGCTGCAGCGCTTCGGTTGTGAGGTGGTGGACGCCGGTATCCTTCCGGACGACCTGGAGCGCACCCGCGCGGCCCTGTCCGGCCTGTCCAACGTGGACCTGATCCTTTCCACCGGCGGCGTCTCCGTCGGCGAGGCGGACTTCCTCGGTGCGGCCCTGCGTGAAGCCGGCGAGCTGGCGCTGTGGAAGCTGGCGATCAAGCCGGGCAAGCCGCTGACCGTCGGCCACTACCAGCAGGTGCCGGTGATCGGCCTGCCGGGCAATCCTGCCTCCACCCTGGTGACCTTCGCGCTGTTGGCGCGGCCCTACTTGATGCGTCGCCTCGGCATGCAGAAGGTCGAGCCGCTGCGCCTGCAGGTGCCGGCCGGGTTCAACTGGACCAAGCCGGGCAACCGCCGCGAGTACCTGCGCGCGCGCCTGGAGAATGGCCGTGCGGTGCCTTATGCCAACCAGAGCTCCGGTGTGCTGCGCAGCGCCGCCTGGGCCGAGGGGCTGGCGGAAGTGCGCGAGGGGATGACGCTGGCCGAAGGCGATTGGCTGACCTTCATTCCGTTCAGCGAACTGCTGGACTGA
- a CDS encoding YgdI/YgdR family lipoprotein translates to MNKRMLPAFLLALGFSVLAGCSTPSVITLNDGREIQSVDKPKYDEESGFYEFEQLDGKTARVNKDQVRTVKDL, encoded by the coding sequence ATGAACAAACGGATGCTTCCCGCCTTCCTGCTCGCCCTGGGCTTTAGCGTGCTCGCTGGTTGCTCCACTCCGTCCGTCATCACCCTGAACGATGGTCGCGAGATTCAGTCGGTTGACAAACCCAAGTACGACGAAGAATCCGGCTTCTATGAGTTCGAACAGCTGGATGGCAAAACCGCCCGCGTGAACAAGGATCAGGTACGGACCGTCAAGGACCTCTGA